A genomic stretch from Patagioenas fasciata isolate bPatFas1 chromosome 8, bPatFas1.hap1, whole genome shotgun sequence includes:
- the TMEM273 gene encoding transmembrane protein 273, whose product MTLQTSWISVLMAFLLLLHFWRAKVYASGNPEEEIDLTYVIIGVTLGTFLAISFVAVIICMIKKQMLDNVFGESDGKMDRRSNMGSSQNRDDINVPGKQSTDGQ is encoded by the exons ATGACATTACAAACAAGCTGGATATCAGTCCTAATGGCATTTCTTCTTCTATTAC ATTTTTGGAGAGCAAAGGTCTATGCTTCTGGAAACCCAGAGGAGGAAATAG ATCTCACATATGTTATTATTGGAGTTACTCTGGGAACATTTCTAGCAATCAGTTTTGTAGCAGTAATAATCTGCATGATCAAAAAACAAATGCTTGACAATGTCTTTGGAG AGTCAGATGGCAAAATGGATAGAAG GTCAAACATGGGATCGAGCCAGAACAG agatgacATCAATGTACCAGGAAAACAAAGTACAGATGGTCAATAA